AATTCctcaccaccagcagcagcattgcTCCACTCTACCTCCCAGTATTGGATCCCGTTCAGCCCCTCCTTGCACAGGACTTGTGGACATTCATCAAATCTCTGTGGAAGAATAGGATATGACTGCTTTACTCCCCGTGTTGCCTTCTTATTTTTCTGAGACAGAATGAGGTAGTAATTTGCAGTGTCAGGGTCCAGAGTGAGATCAGTGGCATCTGTGGACAGACAGAATAAAACCATGTCTTTCAATGTAGCATTATTTCTAGTTAAACTGGATCTGTGGCCGGcagcagtgtgaacaggaagtggaaactAAATACTTACACCAGAGCAGATCTCTTCGATTGGTTACAGTCTTCACATCACGGATCTCAGGCTTTGAAAACCTGCCAGGCTGCAGGCTGCCCCCCTTGTAGTGGTAGATGGCTGCTCCTTTCTGGTCCTTATCTGGAAGAACTGCTACGAGGAAGCGGAacctgctgctcttcttcagACCTTTGGCGAGGTTGCTGAACTCTTCTGCCATTGCTCTCACTTTAGCTACAGCTTCAGCTGAGGAGTACCACTGATCTTCTGCAGGTGGAGTGACATTTTTATCACGTTGTGATCCAAGTGAACAAAGGTAGTCTTTCATCTCTTTAAGGTATGGATCAGCAGTTCCCAGGGAGGTGAAAGCGAAGCACAGAGTGTGTTCTACACCTGGAGTCAGAACCTCTCTCTCCAACTCTGACTGTTGTTGAACAATCTTTATCCCTGTTCCATCCATCATCCCAACACAGGACCGGATGATGttgatttctctctctgtgttatcGAGCCACTTGTCTAAGTTTTTGTAGCTGAATGGTGACTTCTCCCTGTCTTCAAGGAGCTTTTCCACTGATCTGCCGTCTTCTTTACCTGCACGGATGGCAGGGAACTTTTCCCCCATGGTCTCTTTAAGTTTGGTGGTGTAATTGTTGCACAGGTCACGGAAACCTCTAACCTTGTGTTTGATCTCTGGAAACTTATCAACAATTTCATCTTCCAGAGCGTCATTGCATCTCATTTCTATTTCCTTCATATCTTCTAGAGCATCCTGGGCCTTCCTCAGCAGCCCCAGGCTGACCTCATAACTGAGTGGTGTCAGCCAGACTTTGACAGGGACAGCGTTCTCTTCTTTGTTACCCAGCAGGTTTGGAAGTTGCATGTAGGTCTTTACTGCATCTTTAAATGTTGCAGGGTTACTTGGAAGAATGAAGTCTCCGTAGAATTTACAGGAGAATTTCTTTGTTGCAGCCTTTTCTTCATCAGACAGCTTGGCATCAACTTCCCCCTCTAGACTAAATGAGGGAATCTTTCGTATGGCCGCCTGCATGTGGCCCTCGATTTTCTGGGTGCTGCTCACATCCAACCTCTCACTGTCAAACACAAAGAACGCATTCGCCCCATAAAGGATTCCAGTGACCACATGAGTTGCAACGAACTTGTCGGGAAGTTCTGCCAGTTTCACCTGCTGTTGAGAAACTGACAGCTGCTCAAAGCGAGTTGTAGCTTTGTACTGAAGGGTCACACGGCTCTGATTCTTGAACTTCTTGTGGTCATTCAGATACTTTGCAGATCCTCCAACTTCAATCAGGCCACCCAGAAAACTGGCCTTCAGAGAAGCATTGATGTCCATCAGAGAGGACTTTTCTTCAATGGAGTCAGATGCAGTGACTTTAAATATGGAGGCCTTCTCAGGTCTTGTTATCTTTTTCTCATCGATAGTTTTTCTATCCCACAGTGTGATAcctgaagaaaataaaaaagaaatattcaAACCCAGGGGCCATTGAGGGTGAAATAAGCTCCCCTGGCCTGACAGTAGACCTGCTTCTTTTTGATTATACACTGAGTCCAACAATGCATGTTTAAACTTaggaacagagcagcagagcacagtTTGACAAATATGGAAGTATACCTTTCTACCTGCTACCTCCTAGCTTTGGTGCTACATTTGCTGCAGGCAGTGGTGTTTATTGTAAATCATCAACAGTAAACTCAGCATTTTTGGCAAAAAATAATCAGCCAACATAAACCAACACTTTTATCAATGGCTGATACTGGTCGATGCTAACATGCTAGACCCACTGCTTCTGAAAATATGTATATAAAGGCCAGAGGAAGGATCTGAAGGGCTGAAGCTGTGGGGTTTACTTCAGCCAGAAAAGAAAGCTACAGCTCATAACCAGGAGCTGCTGTAATCATCTTTACCTGTGCACAGTTCATCTTTCCGAGCATCATACAGCATCCCCAGAGTGAAAGGACGACCCAGGGCAGGCATTGATACCTGGTTTGAGGCCAGGGCAGACACTGTTACCTGGTTTGAGGCCATCTCGTtaacctgagtgaaaacatccAACAACACTTTTTAAACCAAACTCTCCTGTGCTGGGAGCTGATATGATAAATTATATTGTTCCATTAAAAAGTAACAGGGAAACATCTGACCAGTCGATCATACTCAACATATCAGATGACCCAAAAGCAGTcgtgtattttaaaatgttactgAACCAATACTATAATTACTATAGTAATTTTTTGAGACAAGAAGACAAGAGACCTAAAAACATAATGCCAATAAATGTACGATCAATAAATGTCAGCATCATCTAGTTCAAACATTACCTGCTGAAGCAGAGTATCAGCTGAGTTGCTGTTGTGAGTCTTCTTGACTTCTAACTGGAGCTTCCAGTCTGAAGCTCTGAGCTGCTACACGAGTACTTATACCTGCTGggtcacctccctcctcctccttctcctcttccacctGCCAGAATTCTGCTGAAACTGGCCAATTGTCAGACTTATCTGAGTGATGATCTGATGTTCACAGAGCACCTTTAGAATGTGTTacttaatcattttttttcattccaggAAATTTTACAGGTCCAGAACTTCCTGAGTGGTTCACtgcatttgtttaaaaagaacaaaacaacacacaatcCAACTGCAGCCCATCACCAACCAGTTAAATGCATTCTGACATTGTAAACATTGTATTTCATAACAGCCAAGCCTCCTCTGATAACGCTGTCAGATCAAAACACCCAAAATCACCACATACATAACAAATATTTAGGTTATTGATTGATTACTGTTTACATATGAAGAAAATCAATATTAAATATCAtataataaattatttaaagaaCAAACCTACATTCAAACTGTgaagtgtgtggtgtgttttcaCCACAAGTCAAAACAGATGAGCAACGGAAAGAAATATATTTGTAATGCACACTTGATGCTTCGAACTGGTTTTACAATGATCTTGCTCAGACATGTAAAGAACAGAATTTAACCTTCATTAGGTGGGTTTCTTGATAATTCCTTGGAAGAGAATTGGGGCCAGTAACCCTAACACCCACACAGTTTTAATGGCTGCATGTTGACTTCACCCTTTGATAACAGAGCTGTTCCACTGAACTGTTGTCTTCTTTACCTGACATTTCACACCCAGGTGTCAGTTGAAGTTTGGTTGTGCAATCGTTGCACAGAATTTGCTCAATGTTTGTTTGGCCTCTTCAACCTTCTCGACTTGGTCTTTCAGAGCATCATTGCATCTGATGTCTATTTACCCTCATATCTCAGAGACGTTcttttactttaatgttatcttcattggaaaaaaaaaaaacattttttcaaaaaaatagacatttctaagtgaccccaaaccttttAAATAGTAGTGTATATATGAGTGAGCAGTGTCAGCCCGAGCTGGTGCTCTTGTTTTCATAGTACCGACATATTATCTCAGTTTAGGAAGATGAACAGGAGTGATTGAGCTGTAAATATATGTATGATAAGCATTTGAAGGAGCAATTACagcatttttgtttatttattaattaggCATGGTGTTGTAGGGGCAAACTTCCTTCAGGACCCCACATTCAGGGGGTCCTGAAGGAAGTTTGCCCCTACAAACTTCCTGACGGAAGTGACTTATGCTCAAAAGCAGTCTCAATGCCGGTAGGTTTTAGTGATCACAACCTAGTTTCAATTAGTAGGAAGAATAAAGTTCCCAAATTGGGACAGAACATGATTGTTAAAAGgatatttaaatactttaatgaaaatgaatattCTGAAGAAGTCAGAAATGTTGATTGGTCAAAGTTAAGATATTATTTGAGGATGATCCTGATAGAGCCTTAGAGGCTGAGGATGAATGGTGCGACAGCTCCTACTTGCAACTGAACGTCAGTAAGACCAAGGGGCTAGTCGTGACTTATTCCAAAAAACAGAGGGACCAGCAGCCACCACCAACATCCACGGAGAGCCAGTGGAGCTGGTCAAGGAGGTCAGATATCTGGGCACCATCTTTGACAACCTCCTGAAATTCTCCTCCGACACCGAGGACACTTTCAGAAGGTGCCAGCAACGTCTCTGCCTCCTGAGAAAACTCAGCTCCTTTGGAGTCAGTAAAGACATTCTACCGACTTTCTACCTCAGTTTTATTGAGAGCATCATCACCTTCTCAATA
This window of the Parambassis ranga chromosome 6, fParRan2.1, whole genome shotgun sequence genome carries:
- the LOC114437323 gene encoding neoverrucotoxin subunit alpha-like, encoding MASNQVTVSALASNQVSMPALGRPFTLGMLYDARKDELCTGITLWDRKTIDEKKITRPEKASIFKVTASDSIEEKSSLMDINASLKASFLGGLIEVGGSAKYLNDHKKFKNQSRVTLQYKATTRFEQLSVSQQQVKLAELPDKFVATHVVTGILYGANAFFVFDSERLDVSSTQKIEGHMQAAIRKIPSFSLEGEVDAKLSDEEKAATKKFSCKFYGDFILPSNPATFKDAVKTYMQLPNLLGNKEENAVPVKVWLTPLSYEVSLGLLRKAQDALEDMKEIEMRCNDALEDEIVDKFPEIKHKVRGFRDLCNNYTTKLKETMGEKFPAIRAGKEDGRSVEKLLEDREKSPFSYKNLDKWLDNTEREINIIRSCVGMMDGTGIKIVQQQSELEREVLTPGVEHTLCFAFTSLGTADPYLKEMKDYLCSLGSQRDKNVTPPAEDQWYSSAEAVAKVRAMAEEFSNLAKGLKKSSRFRFLVAVLPDKDQKGAAIYHYKGGSLQPGRFSKPEIRDVKTVTNRRDLLWYATDLTLDPDTANYYLILSQKNKKATRGVKQSYPILPQRFDECPQVLCKEGLNGIQYWEVEWSNAAAGGEEFAVGVAYDECPRKGNNEVAGLGNNVYSWCFGWHQGLFKAWHNGVVWRDPVPPTGCKFGVFLNCPAGTLSFYSVSSNALRHLYTFQATFTQPLYPGLWVNCSYVALSPTV